A genomic stretch from Leptodactylus fuscus isolate aLepFus1 chromosome 10, aLepFus1.hap2, whole genome shotgun sequence includes:
- the LRIT1 gene encoding leucine-rich repeat, immunoglobulin-like domain and transmembrane domain-containing protein 1, which yields MCVSLVIFGCLVFGSLPFFCMSCPSQCSCTFHSLSDGAKSSEVLCNDPEMTLTPVNIPTDTFKLRIEKTSIRRVQGEAFHLLSNLEFLWMPYNSILSLSVITLRGLRKLQELRLDGNDLTSFPWESLGSTPRLRLLDLHNNELSSIPKDAARYMKNITYLDLSSNKLLTLPQELIASWLNLHSASYFSNDHSTLILGLQDNPWLCDCSLYEMVHFLNFPSPSVAFIEPRLKCYSPRSLAGVQFNQVELRKCQSPVIHTSVAKLKTMIGSTVLLRCGTVGIPIPELSWRRADGNPINGSVHQEISSDGMSWSMLNLPTVNYKDSGEYICKARNNMGMAEAFISVIVTDSNTTDEPNDNGKYQSTEKNIGMQKFKVSGNRVQDSDLQNINPNSVMKPDVKDPGNIMLSSPTKQPEIERMVRGVKVIGDTDHSVSLAWKAPLAKNVTVFSVLYAIFGEREMRRINVEPGKTKITIVGLIPKTKYIACVCVKGLIPRKEQCIIFSTDEAAHAGGTQKLINVVVISVACVIAVPLTLVVCCGALKRRCKKGLGRRSKDIQDTYVTFESLATSSKAKGEGEYLSRHNLDESNRLLSARSSVDSEAIPKPEGQPNEFFC from the exons TGAAGTCCTATGTAATGACCCTGAGATGACCTTGACTCCAGTGAACATCCCAACAGATACTTTTAAACTTCGCATAGAAAAGACGTCTATCCGGCGTGTTCAAGGAGAAGCCTTCCACCTACTCTCCAACCTTGAGTTTCTCTGGATGCCCTATAATTCAATTTTGAGTTTAAGTGTGATCACGTTACGAGGCCTCCGAAAACTTCAAGAACTTCGATTGGACGGAAATGACCTCACATCCTTCCCTTGGGAATCTCTTGGCAGCACACCCCGACTAAGACTGCTTGATTTGCACAATAATGAGCTGTCTTCTATACCTAAAGATGCAGCTCGCTACATGAAAAACATAACCTACCTGGATTTGTCCAGCAATAAACTCCTGACACTTCCTCAAGAACTCATTGCCTCCTGGCTTAATCTTCATTCAGCATCATATTTTTCGAATGATCATTCCACGTTGATCCTCG GTCTACAGGACAACCCTTGGTTATGTGATTGCAGCCTATACGAAATGGTTCATTTCCTCAACTTCCCATCTCCATCAGTAGCATTCATAGAGCCGCGCCTAAAGTGCTATTCACCACGCAGCCTTGCAGGAGTGCAATTCAACCAAGTGGAGCTGCGGAAATGTCAGAGTCCGGTTATTCATACGTCTGTGGCAAAGCTCAAGACCATGATTGGCAGTACTGTCTTACTACGATGTGGCACCGTGGGCATCCCAATCCCAGAACTGAGCTGGAGGAGAGCTGATGGGAACCCAATAAATGGATCAG TACACCAAGAAATTTCAAGTGATGGAATGAGCTGGTCCATGCTAAACTTGCCTACTGTTAACTATAAAGACTCTGGCGAGTATATATGTAAAGCTAGAAATAACATGGGAATGGCAGAAGCATTCATTTCTGTTATAGTTACTGACTCGAACACAACTGATGAGCCAAATGACAATG GAAAATACCAGTCTACAGAGAAGAACATCGGGATGCAAAAATTTAAAGTCAGTGGTAACAGAGTACAGGACAGCGATCTACAGAATATCAATCCGAACTCTGTTATGAAACCAGACGTGAAGGATCCAGGCAATATCATGCTCAGTTCACCAACGAAACAACCAGAGATAGAGCGGATGGTTAGAGGCGTCAAAGTTATAGGTGATACTGACCACAGTGTATCTCTCGCTTGGAAGGCTCCTCTTGCCAAAAATGTTACAGTGTTCAGCGTTCTATATGCAATCTTTGGAGAACGAGAAATGCGAAGGATCAACGTGGAGCCTGGCAAGACAAAAATTACCATAGTCGGTCTAATACCCAAAACCAAATACATTGCATGTGTTTGCGTGAAAGGGCTCATACCCAGGAAAGAACAATGCATCATCTTCTCCACCGATGAAGCTGCTCATGCCGGAGGAACTCAGAAACTGATCAATGTAGTTGTGATCAGTGTGGCTTGTGTCATCGCCGTCCCATTAACCTTAGTGGTTTGCTGCGGAGCTTTGAAACGAAGATGCAAAAAGGGGCTAGGACGGAGATCTAAAGATATACAAGACACCTATGTGACATTTGAAAGTCTTGCAACCAGCTCCAAAGCAAAGGGAGAGGGAGAATATTTGTCTCGACATAATCTGGACGAATCCAATAGGCTACTCTCTGCACGCTCCAGTGTGGATTCGGAAGCAATACCAAAGCCAGAAGGCCAACCAAATGAGTTTTTTTGTTGA
- the LOC142183003 gene encoding meteorin-like protein translates to MQKSRRRLALLLLSAVLSSRGIWGMAADFCSWKGSGLTWDSRSRTVEQVHLRCTEGSLEWMYPVRAMRVVIEANLLNSKHSTVCIKPHSQFQGANLYVERRRELHLLVSEVDGGKKVHCFGMDSSQRIALFLQASPQNDLRRRTVGFQYELLSNQTSGAVFQKFALVEDACRPCDNEDLLMAVCTSDFVVRGSITRVTHDMETQISQVDINAVRVHRQRNNVFQLDDGSDTWTGRIRTLLQCRVKQGDGDFLFTGSEHFGEAWLGCAPRYKTFLEIYEKAKKLKSNPCDFQL, encoded by the exons ATGCAAAAGTCAAGACGACGGCTAGCCCTGCTCCTGCTATCCGCTGTGTTATCCAGCAGGGGAATCTGGGGCATGGCAGCGGACTTCTGTAGCTGGAAGGGAAG TGGCCTTACTTGGGACTCTCGCTCACGCACTGTGGAACAAGTTCACTTGCGCTGTACTGAGGGTTCATTGGAATGGATGTACCCAGTTCGAGCCATGCGCGTTGTTATTGAAGCCAACCTCCTTAACAGTAAACATAGCACGGTCTGTATTAAGCCGCATTCGCAATTTCAAGGTGCCAACCTCTATGTGGAGCGGAGAAGAGAGCTGCACCTGCTAGTGAGCGAGGTAGACGGAGGAAAGAAGGTGCATTGTTTTGGCATGGACAGTTCTCAGAGAATCGCTCTGTTCTTACAGGCTAGTCCACAAAATGACCTGCGCAGGAGGACAGTGGGCTTTCAGTATGAGCTCCTTAGCAACCAAACGTCCGGAGCTGTGTTCCAAAAGTTTGCACTAGTGGAAG ATGCTTGTCGGCCTTGTGATAATGAAGACCTTCTCATGGCTGTCTGTACAAGTGACTTTG TGGTAAGGGGTTCCATTACACGTGTTACCCACGACATGGAGACACAGATTTCTCAAGTGGATATCAATGCTGTAAGAGTTCACAGACAAAGAAACAATGTTTTCCAGCTAGATGACGGCTCCGATACATGGACTGGACGCATCAGAACGTTACTGCAATGCAGAGTCAAGCAAGGAGATGGCGACTTTCTGTTCACCGGCAGTGAACATTTTGGGGAAGCCTGGCTGGGATGTGCCCCTCGATATAAAACATTTCTAGAGATTTATGAGAAAGCCAAAAAGCTGAAAAGTAACCCTTGTGACTTCCAGTTATGA